A genome region from Megalobrama amblycephala isolate DHTTF-2021 linkage group LG18, ASM1881202v1, whole genome shotgun sequence includes the following:
- the zer1 gene encoding protein zer-1 homolog — MATKVGDDPESLMSLCTVFCLKNLRRTMCYSGERNRLCLRPDVFLPSEICDRLVNVYMDLVHTDSDFEPQDGFFQLFSDPRSTRITRLQLREDLVRDRDLEAVGKQDLIELHLTYCNHLTARGLRTLSSFRHSLLSLSLFGCSNIFFKKVGGPLAYGEEDDDLEEGLRPHTVDQSFSFQGFNRLRLLNLGGLTPEVDVEALLRPLPSLSSLDLSGVHLPRPAFLTQWKERLASLVLYNVELTEELIHTLLQMSRLRHLDISRENQRTSKFKMTRKILSSIAQGLVNLVSLDISGHIMLDNCTVPAFEDAMGRPSIEPCKSSIYPFQELKRPLQFLGLYNTTLCTVTHIPAYKVTGSKNEDQILNAIEAYTEQRPELAHRAINQLFDIARIQHCSQLLRALQLVITALKTHKYDKSIQVTGSAALFYLTNTEYRSDQSVRLRRQVIQVVLNGMEQYQEVTVQRNCCLTLCNFSIPEELEFQYHRVNLLLLKILEPARQDESIQRIAVHLCNALVCQVDNDHKEAVGKMGFVKTMLNLIQKKLQDRMCDQVMEFSWSALWNITDETPDNCQMFLECNGMNLFLECLKEFPDKQELHRNMLGLLGNVAEVKALRPQLLTKQFISVFSELLDSKADGIEVSYNACGVLSHIMFDGPEAWDMEEPKRSHVMDKMWAAIRSWDVSSRRNINYRSFEPILRLLPQSGAPVSQHWATWALYNLVSVYPSKYCPLLIKEGGIILLQKVLELESSHQETKDMARKVMDQCENFKEDPMDTSR; from the exons ATGGCGACTAAAGTAGGAGACGACCCGGAGAGCCTGATGTCTCTGTGCACCGTCTTCTGCCTGAAGAACCTGCGGAGAACCATGTGCTACAGCGGAGAGCGGAACCGGCTCTGCCTGCGTCCGGACGTCTTCCTGCCCAGCGAGATCTGCGACAGGCTGGTGAACGT gtacATGGATCTGGTGCACACTGACAGCGACTTTGAGCCGCAGGACGGCTTCTTCCAGCTCTTCAGTGACCCGCGCAGCACCAGGATCACCCGCCTGCAGCTGAGGGAGGATTTGGTCCGGGACCGAGACCTGGAGGCCGTCGGGAAACAG GATCTGATCGAGCTCCATCTGACCTACTGTAACCACCTGACGGCGCGCGGCCTGCGGACGCTCTCCAGCTTCAGACACTCGCTGCTGTCGCTCAGTCTGTTCGGCTGCTCCAACATCTTCTTCAAGAAGGTCGGCGGGCCGCTGGCGTACGGCGAGGAGGACGACGATCTGGAGGAGGGTCTGCGCCCGCACACGGTGGACCAGAGCTTCAGCTTCCAGGGCTTCAACCGTCTGCGTCTGCTGAATCTGGGCGGCCTGACGCCGGAGGTGGACGTGGAGGCGCTGCTGAGGCCGCTGCCGTCGCTGAGCTCTCTGGACCTGTCAGGCGTCCATCTGCCCCGGCCGGCGTTCCTCACGCAGTGGAAGGAGCGTCTGGCGTCTCTGGTGCTGTATAACGTGGAGCTGACGGAGGAGCTGATCCACACGCTGCTGCAGATGAGCCGGCTGAG ACACCTGGATATCTCACGAGAGAACCAGAGAACGTCTAAATTCAAGATGACGAGGAAGATCTTGAGCAGCATCGCTCAGGGTTTGGTCAATCTGGTGTCTCTGGACATCTCTGGACACATCATGCTGGATAACTGCACAGTGCCGGCGTTTGAGGACGCCATGGGCCGGCCGAG cATCGAGCCGTGTAAGAGCAGCATCTACCCGTTCCAGGAGCTGAAGAGGCCGCTGCAGTTCTTGGGCCTGTACAACACCACGCTGTGCACCGTCACACACATCCCGGCGTACAAG GTCACCGGCTCCAAGAACGAGGATCAGATTCTGAACGCTATCGAGGCGTACACCGAGCAACGGCCCGAACTCGCCCATCGAGCCATTAACCAGCTGTTTGACATCGCCAGGATTCAGCACTGCAGTCAGCTGCTGCGAGCGCTGCAG CTGGTGATCACAGCGCTGAAGACTCACAAATATGACAAGAGCATCCAGGTGACGGGCAGCGCCGCTCTGTTTTACCTCACCAACACGGAGTACCGCAGCGACCAGAGCGTGCGTCTGCGCAGACAGGTCATACAGGTGGTGCTCAACGGCATGGAGCAGTACCAGGAGGTCACG gttcAGAGGAACTGCTGCCTGACGCTGTGTAACTTCAGTATCCCGGAGGAGCTGGAGTTTCAGTATCACAGAGTCAATCTGCTGCTGCTGAAGATCCTGGAGCCGGCGCGTCAGGACGAGTCCATCCAGCGCATCGCCGTCCACCTGTGCAACGCTCTCGTCTGTCAGGTCGACAACGACCACAAAGAAGCCGTCGGCAAGATGGGATTCGTCAAG ACGATGCTGAATCTGATCCAGAAGAAGCTGCAGGACAGAATG TGTGATCAGGTGATGGAGTTCTCCTGGAGCGCGCTGTGGAACATCACCGACGAGACGCCGGATAACTGCCAGATGTTTCTGGAGTGTAACGGCATGAACCTCTTCCTGGAGTGTCTGAAG GAGTTTCCTGATAAACAGGAACTGCACCGAAACATGCTGGGGCTGCTGGGTAACGTGGCGGAGGTGAAAGCGCTGAGACCGCAGCTGCTGACGAAGCAGTTCATCAGCGTGTTCAG cgaGCTGCTGGACAGTAAGGCGGACGGCATCGAGGTGTCCTATAACGCCTGCGGAGTTCTGTCGCACATCATGTTTGACGGGCCCGAGGCCTGGGACATGGAGGAGCCCAAGAGGTCACATGTCATGGACAAAATGTGGGCGGCCATCCGGAGCTGGGACGTTAGCTCGCGACGCAACATCAACTACAG GTCGTTTGAGCCCATCCTGCGTCTCCTCCCGCAGAGCGGCGCTCCGGTCAGTCAGCACTGGGCCACATGGGCGCTTTATAACCTGGTGTCAGTTTACC CGAGTAAATACTGCCCTCTGCTGATCAAGGAGGGAGGAATCATTCTGCTGCAGAAAGTTCTAGAGCTGGAATCTTCACACCAAGAGACCAAGGACATGGCGCg gaAAGTGATGGATCAGTGTGAGAACTTCAAGGAGGATCCCATGGACACCAGCAGGTAA
- the si:ch1073-398f15.1 gene encoding cardiomyopathy-associated protein 5, giving the protein METMEIMDPESQMTALQDDTAAEEPEPLNDVLEDLSNSLREVVQDGAVKPKLHCLMMDPSFSMVTVQSEDSGIVWETASSRCSTPWASEFNAEPAYSPCASGTAGRIVFIMDEELMSRRKKKQRSEKTKTLPQVSREILAEAERPAMVEVSMPNVTPEEEHKTADLKEERLFSLVSEGSEILNIIASPKVSMVDEEESKGLEDNLYYLEETPTVKSTEIPDEPELDVHSETEKIPSVIPEPLVSFPHVQVPRRGATAEDYFEKFTLLDNQAPSGVAPVEEAQQQTEEKITQEEADNAPDVEPGPGVSSAVSMLDISGEDLDDVFYGGGGEPHSLNIAASVGEKGRGLSKSSLKESGSALFGSEETVLTPIYLPEGPQKIIDLNLLEEPKALAFLYSDLYADAVGTRKKKDDDVESVTSEKSFHSQESDYGDRGYLEKFVLKVETQATENDFRRPEERHDPFSLTGFVECHTTEVENHGEELEEITDFFRNSASSSPCEPVEWMEREEEIEVVRTPRVTFKEPAPTRTEQRASDPQPFADDADFSESFYLLK; this is encoded by the exons ATGGAAACAATGGAAATAATGGATCCGGAGAGCCAGATGACAGCACTGCAGGACGACACGGCGGCGGAGGAACCGGAACCGCTGAACGACGTGCTGGAGGATTTGAGCAACAG TCTGAGAGAGGTTGTCCAGGATGGTGCTGTGAAGCCCAAACTCCACTGCCTGATGATGGATCCATCCTTCTCCATGGTCACGGTCCAGAGCGAGGACAGTGGGATTGTTTGGGAAACCGCTTCCAGCCGCTGCTCTACGCCGTGGGCCTCCGAATTCAATGCAGAACCTGCATACTCTCCCTGCGCCTCTGGAACGGCTGGCAGGATTGTGTTCATTATGGACGAAGAACTGATGAGCAGAAGGAAGAAAAAGCAAAGATCTGAGAAAACAAAGACTCTTCCGCAAGTCAGTCGTGAGATCCTGGCGGAAGCAGAGAGACCGGCAATGGTTGAAGTATCCATGCCTAATGTGACTCCGGAAGAGGAGCACAAAACAGCAGATCTAAAAGAAGAGCGTCTGTTCAGTCTAGTCTCTGAAGGATCCGAGATACTAAACATCATCGCTTCGCCGAAAGTGTCCATGGTGGACGAAGAGGAGAGCAAAGGTCTGGAAGACAATTTGTACTACCTTGAGGAGACACCTACCGTGAAATCCACAGAGATCCCAGATGAACCCGAGCTGGATGTTCATTCAGAAACTGAGAAGATCCCTTCAGTGATACCAGAGCCCTTAGTCTCATTCCCTCATGTCCAAGTGCCTCGAAGAGGCGCGACAGCTGAAGACTACTTTGAGAAGTTCACGCTCCTTGACAATCAAGCGCCATCGGGAGTGGCGCCTGTTGAAGAAGCCCAGCAGCAAACGGAGGAAAAGATCACACAGGAAGAAGCCGATAATGCTCCTGATGTGGAACCAGGCCCCGGTGTCTCCTCAGCTGTGAGTATGCTAGACATTTCTGGCGAAGACTTGGACGATGTGTTTTACGGCGGAGGCGGCGAGCCACACAGTCTCAATATTGCTGCGAGTGTTGGCGAAAAGGGAAGGGGGCTTTCCAAATCCTCTCTAAAGGAAAGCGGCAGCGCCTTGTTTGGAAGCGAGGAGACAGTCCTCACTCCCATATACCTTCCCGAAGGTCCTCAGAAAATCATCGACCTCAACTTGCTGGAGGAGCCCAAAGCCTTGGCGTTTCTGTACTCGGATCTGTATGCGGATGCCGTTGGGACCAGGAAGAAGAAGGACGATGACGTCGAGAGCGTGACCTCTGAGAAATCCTTCCACAGTCAAGAGTCCGACTACGGGGACAGAGGCTATCTGGAGAAGTTCGTGCTCAAGGTTGAGACTCAAGCCACGGAGAACGACTTCAGGCGTCCCGAAGAACGGCATGACCCTTTCAGTCTCACTGGATTTGTGGAATGCCACACAACGGAAGTGGAAAATCATGGAGAAGAGCTGGAAGAAATCACAGATTTCTTTAGAAACAGCGCATCTTCGTCACCCTGCGAACCTGTCGAGTGGATGGAGAGAGAAGAAGAGATTGAAGTCGTCAGGACTCCTCGGGTTACTTTCAAAGAACCTGCGCCAACACGTACAGAACAACGGGCGAGCGATCCTCAACCATTTGCTGACGACGCTGACTTTTCAGAAAGTTTCTACCTGTTGAAATAA
- the LOC125253274 gene encoding homer protein homolog 1 isoform X1 yields the protein MKNRCRVPDSASPADVCHCSYVEQPIFSTRAHVFQIDPNTKKNWVPTSKHAVTVSYFYDSTRNVYRIISLDGSKAIINSTITPNMTFTKTSHKFGQWADSRANTVYGLGFSSEAHLSKFAEKFAEFKEAARLAKEKSQEKMELTSSPSQESATGDLQSPVTPESINGTDERVTPDAAFNAESRTELNAVPFPHSSTSITKHWEAELAALKGNNAKLTAALLESTANVKQWKQQLAAYQDEAERLHKRVTELECVSGQTAGIKTQKTELNQTIEELEAELKAKEEELEKLKEEVENANLLQMQKDSLAQKLQETQVRNAQLETRLSDVEERLESSRQEGESFRKSLRSLLELLDGKIFELTELRDSLARLLEDGSS from the exons ATGAAAAACAGATGCAGGGTTCCTGATTCTGCGTCACCTGCTGATGTCTGTCACTGCAgttatgt AGAGCAGCCGATCTTCAGCACCAGAGCGCACGTCTTCCAGATCGACCCCAACACCAAGAAGAACTGGGTTCCCACCAGCAAACACGCCGTCACCGTCTCGTACTTCTACGACAGCACCCGCAACGTCTACCGCATCATCAGCCTCGACGGGTCAAAG GCCATCATCAACAGCACCATCACCCCCAACATGACCTTCACCAAGACCTCGCACAAGTTCGGGCAGTGGGCCGACAGTCGGGCCAACACCGTCTACGGCCTCGGCTTCTCCTCCGAGGCTCATCTCAGCAAA TTTGCTGAAAAGTTCGCAGAGTTCAAAGAAGCCGCGCGGTTGGCGAAAGAGAAATCTCAGGAGAAGATGGAGTTGACCAGCTCGCCCTCACAG GAATCGGCGACGGGCGATCTTCAGTCTCCCGTGACTCCAGAGAGCATCAACGGAACGGACGAGAGAGTGACGCCCGACGCCGCGTTCAACGCCGAGAGCCGCACGGAGCTCAACGCCGTGCCGTTCCCGCACAG CTCCACGTCCATCACCAAACACTGGGAGGCCGAGCTGGCGGCTCTGAAGGGAAACAACGCTAAACTGACGGCCGCGCTGCTCGAGTCCACCGCTAACGTCAAGCAGTGGAAGCAGCAGCTGGCGGCGTATCAGGACGAGGCCGAGAGGCTGCACAAACGG gtgaCGGAGCTGGAGTGTGTCAGCGGACAGACGGCCGGCATCAAAACACAGAAGACGGAGCTGAACCAGACCATCGAGGAGCTGGAGGCCGAGCTGAAGGCCAAGGAGGAG GAACTGGAGAAGCTGAAGGAGGAAGTCGAGAACGCCAACCTGCTGCAAATGCAGAAAGATTCGCTCGCCCAGAAACTGCAG GAGACGCAGGTGAGGAACGCGCAGCTGGAGACGCGTCTGTCCGATGTGGAGGAGCGTCTGGAGAGCAGCCGGCAGGAGGGCGAGAGCTTCCGGAAGAGTCTGCGCTCGCTGCTGGAGCTGCTGGACGGGAAGATCTTCGAGCTGACCGAACTGAGAGACAGTCTGGCCAGACTCCTGGAGGACGGCAGCAGCTAG
- the LOC125253274 gene encoding homer protein homolog 1 isoform X2, whose amino-acid sequence MGEQPIFSTRAHVFQIDPNTKKNWVPTSKHAVTVSYFYDSTRNVYRIISLDGSKAIINSTITPNMTFTKTSHKFGQWADSRANTVYGLGFSSEAHLSKFAEKFAEFKEAARLAKEKSQEKMELTSSPSQESATGDLQSPVTPESINGTDERVTPDAAFNAESRTELNAVPFPHSSTSITKHWEAELAALKGNNAKLTAALLESTANVKQWKQQLAAYQDEAERLHKRVTELECVSGQTAGIKTQKTELNQTIEELEAELKAKEEELEKLKEEVENANLLQMQKDSLAQKLQETQVRNAQLETRLSDVEERLESSRQEGESFRKSLRSLLELLDGKIFELTELRDSLARLLEDGSS is encoded by the exons ATGGG AGAGCAGCCGATCTTCAGCACCAGAGCGCACGTCTTCCAGATCGACCCCAACACCAAGAAGAACTGGGTTCCCACCAGCAAACACGCCGTCACCGTCTCGTACTTCTACGACAGCACCCGCAACGTCTACCGCATCATCAGCCTCGACGGGTCAAAG GCCATCATCAACAGCACCATCACCCCCAACATGACCTTCACCAAGACCTCGCACAAGTTCGGGCAGTGGGCCGACAGTCGGGCCAACACCGTCTACGGCCTCGGCTTCTCCTCCGAGGCTCATCTCAGCAAA TTTGCTGAAAAGTTCGCAGAGTTCAAAGAAGCCGCGCGGTTGGCGAAAGAGAAATCTCAGGAGAAGATGGAGTTGACCAGCTCGCCCTCACAG GAATCGGCGACGGGCGATCTTCAGTCTCCCGTGACTCCAGAGAGCATCAACGGAACGGACGAGAGAGTGACGCCCGACGCCGCGTTCAACGCCGAGAGCCGCACGGAGCTCAACGCCGTGCCGTTCCCGCACAG CTCCACGTCCATCACCAAACACTGGGAGGCCGAGCTGGCGGCTCTGAAGGGAAACAACGCTAAACTGACGGCCGCGCTGCTCGAGTCCACCGCTAACGTCAAGCAGTGGAAGCAGCAGCTGGCGGCGTATCAGGACGAGGCCGAGAGGCTGCACAAACGG gtgaCGGAGCTGGAGTGTGTCAGCGGACAGACGGCCGGCATCAAAACACAGAAGACGGAGCTGAACCAGACCATCGAGGAGCTGGAGGCCGAGCTGAAGGCCAAGGAGGAG GAACTGGAGAAGCTGAAGGAGGAAGTCGAGAACGCCAACCTGCTGCAAATGCAGAAAGATTCGCTCGCCCAGAAACTGCAG GAGACGCAGGTGAGGAACGCGCAGCTGGAGACGCGTCTGTCCGATGTGGAGGAGCGTCTGGAGAGCAGCCGGCAGGAGGGCGAGAGCTTCCGGAAGAGTCTGCGCTCGCTGCTGGAGCTGCTGGACGGGAAGATCTTCGAGCTGACCGAACTGAGAGACAGTCTGGCCAGACTCCTGGAGGACGGCAGCAGCTAG